One window of Saprospiraceae bacterium genomic DNA carries:
- a CDS encoding transcriptional regulator: protein MLAVLTGDVINSQKGDAAFWMHLLKRSLQLFGKEPSDWEIYRGDSFQMLLPAKEALHAALIIKAGLKQIPKLDVRIAIGIGTVNYMTAKITESSGDAFTRSGSCFDALKKQSLSISTEDEAFNDCFNLMLALGLLTMNSWSVIVAQAIQAALEHPDKNQMELAQLLKKSQSSISEALTRGGYEEVLRMEQYFQQQIQKL, encoded by the coding sequence ATGCTTGCAGTACTTACAGGGGATGTTATTAATTCACAAAAAGGAGACGCTGCTTTCTGGATGCACCTGCTTAAGCGTTCCCTCCAATTATTTGGTAAGGAGCCGTCAGATTGGGAAATTTATCGGGGCGATAGCTTCCAAATGCTGCTACCAGCCAAGGAGGCACTTCATGCTGCACTAATCATCAAGGCGGGGTTAAAACAAATTCCCAAATTGGATGTCAGGATTGCCATTGGAATTGGGACCGTAAACTATATGACAGCTAAAATTACTGAATCCTCCGGCGATGCTTTTACAAGATCCGGCAGTTGTTTTGATGCTTTGAAAAAACAATCTTTGAGTATTTCTACAGAAGATGAAGCATTTAACGACTGCTTTAATCTGATGTTGGCCCTTGGACTTCTTACTATGAATTCCTGGAGTGTGATTGTTGCGCAAGCCATTCAAGCAGCCCTTGAACATCCAGATAAAAATCAAATGGAACTTGCTCAATTACTAAAGAAATCTCAAAGTTCAATCAGTGAAGCATTGACACGCGGTGGTTATGAAGAGGTCTTACGAATGGAACAGTATTTTCAACAACAAATACAAAAGCTATGA
- a CDS encoding T9SS type A sorting domain-containing protein → MVFADLSENYNYQFKQRIRCDDQSWSNFSPTVTVKTECYKPRNNELSFNLRQMDSRIQIVCAKPATLFEFKYRKKPNGQWETSSEINRSEFTIPDGINPGDTYEIQCKVACGQWSYWTDWSNIIEYTVPVDCITPISDYGSKDITNHDATLYCRGDHQGGVVESHKFRYRKTGNTNWNERESLTNSFTISSLDPNTEYEFEVQHLCVANFNSRWSDKKTFVTERNCEPSSEVIEILNVAYSTALLRCIQTEREGYVWEVKRVSDGRRIITTSLQTSNEYPLDMLEQGEEYEVRLKIYCNPDYSNYTDAVTFTTLSCATPELNEIEVDDINNTSANFIYLGNIQSGVDWQYRKQGNSNWKKSSSRVSTTLIDSLVANTDYEFRCRSKCNENPAEYSEWCAIQYFRTTCDGTISHFSNVSTNQITVHANNSKSDEYSFRYRLSGAGLWTQSPNLTSRQFTAMNLLDDSEYEFQVQSICNNVFSAWSASEFMITDEILAEPCSRPGRLNVGASNIMSSSARLNNYRTNVDAYYFRYLDGVNWITSGELNVAYFDINGLTPDTRYLYQARVKCGNTLSEWSDTLRFRTLANVFSISSGCFVPFVSQLYPLFIGTNSALLLCYENDANQFQFRYKDSSSASWIETNVEASNRILVNNLITNTVYEFQVRLNCNAGFGSYSQSRYFKTQPIVKCQAPSTDNFAMARIGTDHAQVYSFNLSLNYQFRYRALLDSVWSYLDTSSNPLHTLVELKEGSDYAIQMRHSCINGEMSDFSNVKLFSTLPYCYTILLSDISVKNITKNSAELHWNSNAEAHLVRFRKQGDTIWTKKLIYLENSIDLSLLVSNTEYEFQIVAICDENNIANWSPLVKFKTLGTTLAEEIGQNKIYLAPNPVDKYLRLMGPNDLAGGQYSIFNLFGKPVMIDQLNEQHIVNIENLKSGLYFLEFHFKENKQQIKFVKL, encoded by the coding sequence GTGGTATTTGCAGATTTATCTGAAAATTACAACTATCAATTTAAACAGAGAATTCGTTGTGACGACCAATCATGGTCAAATTTTTCACCAACTGTTACTGTAAAAACAGAATGCTATAAGCCAAGAAATAATGAATTGAGTTTTAACCTAAGACAAATGGATAGCCGAATCCAAATTGTATGTGCAAAGCCTGCAACATTGTTTGAATTTAAGTATCGTAAAAAGCCAAATGGACAATGGGAGACTTCAAGTGAAATCAACCGGTCTGAATTTACTATTCCTGATGGAATCAATCCTGGAGATACCTATGAAATACAATGTAAAGTAGCTTGCGGACAATGGTCGTACTGGACTGATTGGTCTAATATAATTGAATATACAGTACCTGTAGATTGCATAACACCAATTTCTGATTATGGTTCGAAGGACATTACAAATCATGATGCCACGCTTTATTGCAGAGGGGACCATCAGGGTGGTGTTGTAGAAAGTCATAAATTTCGATATAGAAAAACAGGAAATACAAACTGGAATGAAAGAGAATCACTTACGAATTCGTTTACAATTTCGAGTCTTGATCCTAATACGGAATATGAATTTGAAGTTCAACATCTGTGCGTTGCAAATTTCAATAGCAGGTGGTCGGATAAGAAAACCTTTGTTACTGAGCGCAATTGTGAGCCAAGCTCTGAAGTAATTGAAATATTAAATGTAGCTTATAGCACAGCTTTGTTGCGATGTATCCAAACCGAACGCGAAGGCTATGTATGGGAAGTGAAACGCGTATCTGATGGAAGGAGAATCATAACAACAAGTTTGCAGACATCAAATGAGTATCCATTGGACATGCTAGAACAGGGTGAAGAATATGAAGTACGTTTAAAAATATATTGCAATCCGGATTATTCAAATTATACCGATGCGGTTACTTTTACTACTTTGAGTTGTGCTACACCTGAATTAAATGAAATTGAAGTCGATGATATAAATAATACAAGTGCAAATTTTATATATCTTGGAAATATTCAGTCTGGTGTGGATTGGCAATATCGAAAACAAGGAAATTCAAACTGGAAGAAAAGCAGCAGCAGAGTAAGTACTACTTTGATAGATAGTCTCGTTGCAAATACAGACTATGAATTCAGATGCAGGAGCAAGTGCAATGAAAATCCGGCCGAATACAGTGAATGGTGCGCGATACAATATTTTAGAACAACTTGTGATGGCACCATTTCACATTTCTCTAATGTGAGCACCAATCAAATTACAGTTCATGCAAATAATTCTAAATCAGATGAATACAGTTTTAGATATCGGCTTAGTGGCGCTGGATTATGGACCCAATCACCAAATCTAACATCAAGGCAATTTACTGCAATGAACTTACTGGATGATTCCGAATATGAATTCCAGGTTCAAAGTATTTGCAATAATGTCTTTTCAGCATGGTCAGCCAGTGAGTTTATGATTACAGATGAAATCTTGGCTGAGCCTTGTTCGAGACCGGGCAGATTGAATGTTGGTGCAAGTAATATCATGAGTTCCAGTGCAAGACTTAATAATTACAGGACAAATGTAGATGCCTATTATTTTAGATATTTAGATGGAGTAAATTGGATAACTTCAGGAGAATTAAATGTAGCTTATTTTGATATCAATGGATTGACTCCGGATACCAGGTATTTATATCAGGCAAGAGTTAAATGTGGCAATACCTTAAGCGAGTGGTCTGATACCTTGCGATTCAGAACGCTTGCGAATGTTTTTTCAATTTCATCCGGTTGTTTTGTTCCATTTGTATCTCAATTATATCCTCTATTTATAGGAACAAATTCAGCATTACTTCTTTGTTATGAAAATGATGCAAATCAGTTTCAATTTAGATACAAAGATTCTAGTTCAGCGAGTTGGATAGAAACCAATGTGGAAGCTTCAAACAGGATTCTTGTAAATAATTTAATTACTAATACAGTATATGAGTTTCAAGTAAGGCTTAATTGCAATGCCGGTTTTGGATCCTACTCACAGTCCCGATATTTTAAAACTCAACCTATAGTTAAGTGCCAGGCACCAAGTACGGATAATTTTGCCATGGCACGGATTGGGACAGATCACGCACAAGTATATTCTTTTAATCTCAGTTTAAACTATCAATTCCGATACAGGGCATTGTTGGATTCAGTCTGGAGCTATCTTGATACCTCTTCAAATCCATTGCATACTTTGGTTGAATTAAAAGAAGGATCTGATTATGCGATCCAAATGAGGCATAGTTGTATCAATGGGGAGATGAGTGATTTTTCAAATGTTAAATTATTTTCTACTTTACCTTATTGTTATACTATTTTATTGTCAGATATATCTGTTAAGAATATTACAAAAAATTCTGCTGAATTGCATTGGAATTCAAATGCCGAAGCACATTTGGTAAGGTTCCGAAAACAAGGGGATACCATATGGACTAAAAAATTGATCTATTTAGAAAATTCTATAGATTTAAGTCTTTTGGTATCAAATACAGAATATGAATTCCAAATAGTAGCAATTTGCGATGAGAACAACATAGCAAATTGGTCTCCTTTAGTTAAGTTTAAAACTTTGGGGACGACGCTTGCTGAGGAAATAGGGCAAAATAAAATTTATCTTGCACCCAATCCTGTTGATAAATACTTGCGACTAATGGGGCCTAATGATTTAGCAGGAGGTCAGTATAGTATATTTAATCTATTTGGGAAGCCAGTTATGATAGATCAGTTGAATGAACAACATATTGTAAATATTGAAAATTTGAAATCTGGTTTGTATTTCTTGGAATTCCACTTCAAAGAAAATAAACAACAGATAAAATTTGTTAAATTGTAA
- a CDS encoding DUF2520 domain-containing protein has protein sequence MPFEIVLIGSGNLATALGKKLKISGHKIAQVYSRDFERAKLLADLLQTQAINQIDQINCNAQIYLICIKDDAIETLSKSLSTKLDKKAIVAHSSGVNSPDLIDAYFINRSLFYPLQTFSKFKELDWTHIPIFIEGSPDAINMLRTLAQSLSSHLLEMNDQIRTHLHLASVFANNFSNYNLLAAKKILDNAQVPFEVLHSLMLETVDKAFRLDPINAQTGPAKRGDVQTIEKHIRLLVSEFPEYRSLYKKYSQIIEQTFKHENSGTDSTS, from the coding sequence ATGCCCTTTGAAATTGTATTGATCGGATCGGGCAATTTGGCAACTGCACTTGGAAAGAAGCTCAAAATTAGCGGCCACAAAATCGCGCAAGTTTATTCCAGAGATTTTGAACGCGCTAAACTATTAGCAGATCTTTTACAAACTCAAGCAATTAATCAAATTGATCAGATAAACTGCAATGCTCAGATTTATTTAATCTGCATTAAAGATGACGCGATTGAAACGCTTAGTAAATCGTTGTCAACTAAACTGGATAAAAAAGCCATCGTTGCCCATAGTTCAGGAGTCAACAGTCCGGATCTGATTGATGCCTATTTTATTAATCGGAGTTTATTTTACCCTCTTCAAACATTCAGTAAATTTAAAGAATTGGATTGGACTCACATTCCAATTTTTATTGAAGGAAGCCCGGACGCTATAAACATGCTCCGCACGCTTGCTCAATCACTAAGCAGCCATTTATTGGAAATGAATGATCAAATCCGTACACATTTGCATTTAGCTTCTGTGTTTGCCAATAATTTTTCAAACTACAATCTACTTGCGGCTAAAAAAATCCTTGATAACGCTCAAGTTCCTTTTGAAGTATTACACAGCTTAATGCTTGAAACGGTAGACAAAGCGTTCCGTTTAGATCCAATAAACGCGCAAACCGGTCCTGCAAAACGAGGGGATGTCCAAACCATTGAAAAGCACATTCGTTTATTGGTTTCAGAATTTCCTGAATACCGGTCCTTGTATAAAAAATATTCACAAATTATAGAACAAACCTTTAAGCATGAGAATTCTGGGACAGATTCCACATCCTGA
- the ccsA gene encoding cytochrome c biogenesis protein CcsA, producing the protein MIIHPPTLFLGFASTIIPFAYALSGIMQKDFTNWLKPVLPWALFSGFILGTGILMGGAWAYEALSFGGYWAWDPVENMSLVPWIVLVAGIHTNLVAKSTGFSVGATMSLYFLSFILVVYSSFLTRSGILGDSSAHAFTQMGLEWQLVIFCSIVSIIPLAYFISRYKLIPQKESEEQFHSREFWMFIGSLVLLFSALLISFTTSIPVYNKILDQFGKLLNISMESWHRSPPLEPITHHNQYQLWIGVLVAVLSSVSIYLRYLGDRSLKLGKPFLIRVSLSLVIAFILSWISLYSFEKLHWSHLVLLVAAWFAICSSALYLIHSIRFNPMQSALVCSHGGFGILLLGVLFTGINKRIISTNEFAQRDLLENWSEDDISKHLTLIKNEKMFMNGYWVNYSSDTFINKSRIYELDFWKEDSLNNKTEAFKLHPEVQYDNKLTKVAAANPSTKHYLNRDVFSLIAQIPQTQTDVEAAKQAEDSLKYELYFCKLKDTIYTKNHFIILDSILNDFSAKDFEFKSGDQKIQFQLKIKNLEDKESKTASPGILFRQNLVYKFPFQLDEYRVRIQIPDTVYELVNPKWEDIKFEKLSLKKGQQAPIGEGKFLKLNTISRDIDPEIYVPKDDEIAVSAEIEFHDGTNQVLLKPIYLIKGNQIVSMPVSAIHPGITLRFSKINPQTEEMGFEYSIHPNLNTLKLPILVAENAARNDFIVIQVIEFPWINLVWFGSILMLSGMLLASYTKRKNKRDAL; encoded by the coding sequence ATGATCATTCATCCTCCTACGTTGTTTCTTGGGTTTGCCTCAACCATTATCCCATTTGCATATGCTCTTAGCGGGATTATGCAAAAAGATTTTACAAATTGGCTAAAACCTGTTTTGCCCTGGGCACTTTTTTCTGGTTTTATTTTGGGAACAGGAATTTTAATGGGCGGTGCCTGGGCATACGAAGCATTGAGTTTCGGTGGCTATTGGGCCTGGGATCCTGTTGAAAATATGTCATTGGTGCCCTGGATCGTTTTAGTTGCAGGAATTCACACCAATTTGGTAGCAAAATCTACCGGTTTTTCTGTAGGCGCTACTATGAGCTTGTATTTTTTGTCTTTTATCCTCGTTGTGTATTCTTCTTTTTTAACACGAAGCGGAATATTAGGCGACAGTTCGGCTCATGCTTTTACCCAAATGGGATTGGAATGGCAATTAGTAATTTTTTGTTCTATCGTCAGTATAATTCCATTGGCTTACTTTATTTCTCGCTATAAACTCATTCCTCAAAAAGAAAGCGAAGAACAATTTCATTCCCGTGAATTTTGGATGTTTATTGGAAGTTTGGTTCTATTATTTAGCGCATTGCTTATAAGTTTTACGACTTCCATTCCAGTTTATAATAAAATTTTAGATCAATTTGGAAAATTACTAAATATTTCAATGGAATCCTGGCACAGAAGCCCTCCACTTGAACCCATTACACATCACAACCAATACCAACTTTGGATTGGTGTTTTAGTTGCTGTTCTTTCTTCAGTTTCTATCTATTTGCGCTATTTAGGGGATCGAAGTTTAAAATTAGGTAAACCCTTTTTGATTCGAGTTTCCTTGAGTCTTGTGATCGCTTTTATCCTTAGTTGGATCAGTTTGTATTCGTTTGAAAAATTACACTGGAGTCATTTAGTTTTATTAGTAGCTGCTTGGTTTGCAATCTGCAGTTCTGCCCTGTATTTAATTCACAGCATCCGATTTAATCCAATGCAATCTGCATTGGTTTGTTCTCATGGTGGATTTGGGATTTTATTGCTTGGCGTTTTATTTACAGGTATTAATAAACGCATAATTTCAACAAATGAATTTGCGCAACGGGATCTTTTAGAAAATTGGTCTGAAGATGATATTTCAAAACACCTAACCTTAATCAAAAACGAAAAAATGTTTATGAACGGGTATTGGGTAAATTATTCTTCCGATACCTTTATAAATAAGAGCAGAATTTACGAACTGGATTTCTGGAAAGAAGATTCGTTGAACAATAAAACAGAAGCGTTCAAATTACATCCTGAGGTTCAGTACGATAATAAATTGACAAAAGTAGCTGCTGCCAACCCCTCTACAAAACATTACTTAAATCGCGATGTATTTTCATTGATCGCACAAATTCCGCAGACACAAACGGATGTAGAAGCTGCAAAACAAGCAGAAGACAGCTTAAAATATGAATTGTATTTTTGCAAATTAAAGGATACGATCTATACAAAGAATCATTTTATTATATTGGATAGTATTCTCAATGATTTTTCAGCCAAGGATTTTGAATTCAAATCAGGAGACCAAAAAATACAATTTCAGCTAAAAATCAAAAACCTGGAAGACAAGGAATCCAAAACCGCCAGTCCTGGAATTTTGTTTAGACAAAATCTGGTTTATAAATTTCCATTTCAATTGGATGAGTATCGGGTTCGTATTCAAATTCCAGATACGGTTTACGAATTAGTAAATCCTAAATGGGAGGATATTAAATTTGAAAAACTCAGTTTAAAAAAGGGCCAACAAGCACCAATCGGCGAAGGCAAATTTCTAAAGCTGAATACGATCAGCAGAGACATAGATCCTGAAATCTATGTACCAAAAGATGATGAGATCGCAGTTTCTGCTGAAATTGAATTTCATGATGGAACGAATCAGGTATTATTGAAGCCTATTTACTTGATAAAAGGAAATCAGATTGTATCGATGCCGGTCAGTGCCATTCATCCTGGAATCACGCTTCGCTTTTCAAAAATAAATCCACAGACAGAGGAAATGGGGTTTGAATATTCCATTCATCCAAATCTGAACACGCTTAAATTGCCTATTTTGGTGGCTGAAAATGCAGCGCGCAATGATTTTATTGTAATTCAGGTTATTGAATTTCCATGGATCAATCTGGTATGGTTTGGAAGCATCTTGATGCTTTCAGGTATGCTCTTAGCATCCTATACAAAACGTAAAAACAAGCGCGATGCCCTTTGA